The following are from one region of the Ananas comosus cultivar F153 linkage group 20, ASM154086v1, whole genome shotgun sequence genome:
- the LOC109725425 gene encoding protein TIFY 10a-like: MEREKTNFSITCSLLSKFMKEKGSIIGGLGLEIMGPKPLQQQANNGIDSQLATMNLLDGVNASVEEHIKNAGEQHESAENPHFNGSEKAQLTIFYGGEVLVFDDFSAGKVEELMRMAKETSSSVQNFRIAVPQFAASPTDHKLKSSSQNTAVPRPAQAIASDIPLVRRNSLHRFLAKRRERINTKAPYQLNYSLEAKNAAKTEDNNKSWLGLGSGVIGSEHELRL, from the exons atggAGAGGGAAAAAACCAACTTCTCTATAACTTGTAGCCTCTTAAGCAAGTTTATGAAGGAAAAAGGAAGCATTATTGGTGGGTTGGGGCTTGAGATTATGGGCCCTAAACCTCTTCAACAACAAGCTAATAATG gaatagATTCTCAGCTTGCTACCATGAACTTATTAGATGGAGTTAATGCATCAGTAGAAGAACATATCAAAAATGCTGGTGAACAACATGAAAGTGCCGAGAATCCGCATTTTAA TGGTTCAGAGAAAGCGCAGCTGACGATATTTTACGGCGGAGAAGTGCTGGTTTTCGACGATTTTTCCGCCGGTAAGGTCGAGGAATTGATGCGAATGGCGAAGGAGACGTCGTCGTCGGTGCAAAATTTCCGCATCGCGGTTCCTCAATTCGCCGCTTCTCCAACTGATCATAAACTCAAATCCAGCTCCCAAAATACTGCTGTGCCTAGGCCTGCTCAAGCCATTGCTTCTG ATATACCTCTGGTAAGAAGAAATTCGCTGCATCGATTCCTCGCGAAAAGGAGGGAAAG GATTAACACCAAGGCGCCTTACCAACTAAATTACTCTTTGGAGGCCAAGAACGCGGCTAAGACGGAGGATAATAATAAGTCGTGGCTCGGCTTAGGTTCAGGAGTCATTGGATCCGAACATGAGCTTCGTTTGTAG